A window of the Streptomyces albireticuli genome harbors these coding sequences:
- a CDS encoding ATP-binding cassette domain-containing protein, producing MSSSVSSPPVAAAGQPPVMCLASDRHFEASVNLSTWAIARRLPHTLAEAARLGWRTDRRAVLALLICQIGAAALTATALAATTRVLATVFTGGDIAAGLRENLTTVVVLTLAASGRYLLDAAARASAARLAPKAVREADLEVITTATAAELVAYENPDFEDAHAAASDGAEKTGDLILDAQLLTSAAARMAAAATVVTLLHPVMLPLLVLSVVPCAWGAVRGARIEHAAHHRNLADSRLRNVFRSYTTERNTADEVRAGTMAAFLIRQYRVVSGRLEAEQLKATRQALVVQGIGDALTAVGTAATWGVLVLLVASGRMELAVAGTAALAVRTSMAALATTVRAGARLFRTSLSLDDWARFLAVAKPWTTRRGSVPIAEDGPLVITAMDVSFTYPGARAPALDGINLDLKRGEVIALVGENGAGKSTLARILTGLFLPTSGSVRWDGVDLADADPAGVLAKVALVPQDYTRWPLAARENITLGQPRPDGDAAVRAAAEAAGADTVIAALPHGLDTSLARSWWGGHDLSGGQWQRVAVARAFHRDAPVLVMDEPTAALDARAEHRIYTRLRALAEGRATVFVTHRLANTRLADRIIVLNHGRIEQMGAYDELAHQGLFHELLKLQEDR from the coding sequence GTGAGTTCTTCCGTATCCTCGCCGCCCGTCGCCGCCGCGGGCCAGCCGCCGGTCATGTGCCTGGCCTCCGACCGGCACTTCGAGGCGAGCGTCAACCTGTCCACGTGGGCCATAGCACGCCGTCTGCCCCACACCCTCGCCGAGGCGGCCCGGCTCGGTTGGCGCACCGACCGCCGGGCCGTGCTGGCCCTGCTGATCTGCCAGATCGGCGCCGCCGCCCTCACCGCGACCGCGCTCGCAGCCACCACCCGCGTGCTGGCTACCGTCTTCACCGGAGGCGACATCGCCGCCGGCCTGCGCGAGAACCTGACCACCGTGGTGGTCCTCACCCTCGCGGCCTCCGGCCGCTACCTGCTGGACGCTGCAGCCCGCGCGTCCGCCGCCCGGCTCGCACCGAAGGCCGTGCGCGAGGCCGACCTTGAGGTCATCACCACGGCGACCGCCGCCGAGCTGGTGGCGTATGAGAACCCGGACTTCGAGGACGCCCACGCCGCCGCCTCCGACGGCGCGGAGAAGACCGGCGACCTCATCCTCGACGCCCAGCTCCTCACGTCCGCGGCGGCACGGATGGCCGCCGCAGCGACGGTCGTCACCCTTCTGCACCCGGTGATGCTCCCCTTGCTGGTCCTCTCCGTCGTCCCCTGCGCGTGGGGCGCCGTACGCGGCGCTCGGATCGAGCACGCCGCCCACCACCGCAACCTCGCCGACTCCCGGCTCCGCAACGTGTTCCGGTCGTACACCACTGAGCGCAACACCGCCGACGAGGTCCGCGCGGGCACCATGGCCGCCTTCCTCATCCGGCAGTACCGCGTCGTCTCCGGCCGCCTGGAGGCCGAGCAGCTCAAGGCCACCCGGCAGGCTCTGGTGGTGCAGGGGATCGGTGACGCACTCACCGCGGTTGGCACCGCTGCGACCTGGGGCGTGCTCGTGCTCCTGGTAGCGAGTGGCCGGATGGAGCTTGCGGTCGCGGGGACCGCAGCCTTGGCGGTAAGGACCTCTATGGCGGCTCTTGCGACGACGGTGCGCGCCGGGGCCCGGCTGTTCCGCACCTCGCTGTCCCTGGACGACTGGGCCCGCTTCCTGGCCGTGGCCAAGCCGTGGACGACCCGCCGCGGCTCGGTCCCGATCGCCGAGGACGGGCCGCTGGTGATCACTGCCATGGACGTCTCCTTCACCTACCCCGGCGCCCGCGCCCCCGCGCTCGACGGCATCAACCTGGACCTCAAGCGCGGTGAGGTAATCGCCCTGGTCGGCGAGAACGGCGCCGGCAAGAGCACCCTCGCCCGCATCCTGACCGGCCTCTTCCTGCCCACCAGCGGTTCAGTGCGGTGGGACGGAGTGGACCTGGCGGACGCCGACCCGGCCGGGGTGCTCGCCAAGGTGGCGCTCGTGCCGCAGGACTACACCCGCTGGCCGCTGGCCGCCCGCGAGAACATCACCCTCGGCCAGCCCCGCCCCGACGGCGACGCCGCCGTGCGCGCCGCCGCTGAGGCAGCCGGCGCCGACACCGTCATCGCCGCGCTGCCCCACGGACTGGATACCTCACTGGCCCGATCCTGGTGGGGAGGGCATGACCTGTCCGGCGGGCAGTGGCAGCGCGTCGCGGTCGCTCGCGCCTTCCATCGCGATGCCCCCGTCCTCGTGATGGACGAGCCGACCGCCGCCCTCGACGCCCGTGCCGAGCACCGGATTTACACCCGGCTCAGGGCACTCGCCGAGGGACGGGCGACCGTGTTCGTCACCCATCGGCTGGCCAACACCCGCCTCGCCGACCGCATCATCGTGCTCAACCACGGCCGCATCGAGCAGATGGGTGCGTACGACGAGCTGGCACACCAAGGGCTGTTCCACGAACTCCTCAAACTCCAAGAAGACCGGTGA
- a CDS encoding protein-tyrosine phosphatase family protein, protein MSGLWNPDTPGVLRLPSGRLVRGRGLRRPLPDGPAPAYAVHLLGTRPPEVPWEARWLRWPDFRLPADPADARTVLREVWERAAGERVEVACGGGRGRTGTALACLAVLDGVPPGRAVEFVRRHYDRHAVETPWQKRYVRRFPGGPGGR, encoded by the coding sequence GTGAGCGGCCTGTGGAACCCGGACACCCCCGGCGTCCTGCGCCTGCCCTCCGGCCGCCTGGTCCGCGGCCGCGGCCTGCGCCGCCCCCTGCCGGACGGCCCCGCCCCCGCCTACGCCGTCCACCTGCTCGGCACACGGCCCCCCGAGGTTCCCTGGGAGGCCAGATGGCTGCGCTGGCCGGACTTCCGGCTCCCCGCCGACCCCGCCGACGCCCGCACCGTTCTTCGTGAGGTGTGGGAGCGGGCGGCGGGGGAGCGGGTGGAGGTCGCCTGCGGCGGCGGCCGCGGCCGGACCGGCACGGCCCTGGCCTGCCTGGCCGTCCTCGACGGCGTACCGCCCGGGCGGGCGGTGGAGTTCGTCCGCCGCCACTACGACCGCCACGCCGTCGAGACCCCCTGGCAAAAACGCTACGTCCGCCGCTTCCCCGGCGGCCCCGGGGGCCGATAG
- a CDS encoding helix-turn-helix transcriptional regulator, with protein sequence MTPQEPGDPLRALRLRQGLSQAGLAGVTHSVVSRLEAGRHSPTVRSLSRPAEALGAGLVLDLTPPEPR encoded by the coding sequence GTGACCCCGCAGGAGCCCGGAGACCCGCTCCGCGCACTACGCCTGCGACAGGGCCTGTCCCAGGCCGGACTCGCCGGCGTGACGCACAGCGTCGTCTCCCGCCTGGAAGCGGGCCGCCACTCACCCACCGTCCGGAGCCTGTCCCGGCCGGCCGAAGCGCTGGGAGCCGGCCTCGTCCTCGACCTCACCCCACCGGAGCCCCGGTGA
- a CDS encoding response regulator transcription factor produces the protein MRIVIAEDLYLLRDGMVRLIAAYGHQVVATAATGPETLDALLTWRPDVAVVDVRMPPTGTDEGLRAALAARTELPGLPVLILSQYVEQLYARELLADGTGGIGYFLKESVFDADQFIDALARVAAGGTAMDPAVIAGLLSSGTSHRRLGQLTEREHSVLALMAEGLSNQAISRRLYLSESAISKYTTSLFGKLGITDDDSGNRRVLAVLTYLNNPNNP, from the coding sequence ATGCGCATCGTCATAGCCGAAGACCTCTACCTGCTGCGGGACGGCATGGTCCGCCTCATCGCGGCGTACGGCCACCAGGTGGTGGCCACGGCCGCCACCGGCCCCGAGACCCTCGACGCCCTGCTGACATGGCGGCCGGACGTCGCCGTCGTCGACGTCCGGATGCCCCCGACCGGGACGGACGAGGGCCTGCGCGCGGCGCTGGCCGCCCGCACCGAACTCCCCGGCCTGCCCGTCCTGATCCTCTCCCAGTACGTCGAACAGCTCTACGCCCGCGAACTCCTGGCCGACGGCACCGGCGGCATCGGCTACTTCCTCAAGGAAAGCGTCTTCGACGCCGACCAGTTCATCGACGCCCTCGCACGCGTCGCCGCCGGCGGCACCGCCATGGACCCGGCCGTCATCGCCGGACTGCTCTCCAGCGGAACCTCCCACCGGCGCCTGGGACAGCTCACCGAACGCGAGCACTCCGTCCTCGCCCTGATGGCCGAAGGACTGTCCAACCAGGCCATCAGCCGCCGGCTCTACCTCAGCGAGAGCGCCATCAGCAAATACACCACCTCCCTGTTCGGGAAACTCGGCATCACCGACGACGACAGCGGCAACCGCCGCGTCCTGGCCGTCCTCACCTACCTGAACAACCCGAACAACCCCTGA
- a CDS encoding sensor histidine kinase, whose protein sequence is MRELGSWAGRAGAGFVRACAVAALSMLVPAVWAGAVALGIRWGAANPWSWTAPLVLACTGTLALSRPLCRAVRFLVRTWTATVLPAGYRRAGPVTRMSTGQWWNGFSYERTRRDALRDQKWRLRWCDPATWRDLRFTVIVPFTAGVAAAVPPAGAAVAVLWLGRPAPAARLAGALGLAAALAGAPYAWRVLPVVAARFLRPSRAMVLAGRVQELTAQRADATLAQAAEIRRIERDLHDGAQARLVGLGLSLATAERLMESDPARARALMRDARAGAATSLTELRELVRGINPPVLSDRGLLDAVRALALDSPLEATVTAGGHLRLEAPVESALYFATAELLTNAARHAGATRARISLAHDGTHLVVEVEDDGHGGAAERPGGGLAGLRRRLAVFDGHLEITSPAGGPTHVRILVPCASS, encoded by the coding sequence ATGAGAGAGCTGGGTTCGTGGGCGGGGCGCGCCGGTGCGGGGTTCGTGCGGGCGTGTGCCGTGGCGGCGTTGAGCATGCTGGTCCCGGCCGTGTGGGCGGGGGCCGTGGCGCTGGGCATCCGGTGGGGGGCGGCGAACCCGTGGTCGTGGACGGCGCCGCTGGTGCTGGCGTGCACGGGCACGCTCGCCCTGTCCCGCCCCCTCTGCCGGGCGGTCCGCTTCCTCGTGCGCACCTGGACGGCCACCGTCCTTCCGGCCGGGTACCGGCGGGCAGGGCCGGTGACGCGGATGTCCACCGGCCAGTGGTGGAACGGCTTCTCCTACGAGCGCACCCGCCGCGATGCCCTGCGTGACCAGAAGTGGCGCCTGCGCTGGTGTGATCCCGCCACCTGGCGCGATCTGCGGTTCACCGTGATCGTCCCGTTCACCGCGGGCGTGGCCGCGGCCGTCCCGCCCGCCGGGGCCGCGGTGGCGGTCCTGTGGCTGGGCCGGCCGGCGCCCGCCGCGCGCCTTGCCGGGGCACTGGGCCTGGCGGCCGCCCTCGCCGGCGCCCCCTACGCCTGGCGGGTCCTGCCGGTGGTGGCCGCCCGTTTCCTGCGCCCCTCCCGGGCGATGGTGCTGGCGGGCCGGGTGCAGGAGCTGACGGCCCAGCGCGCGGACGCCACCCTCGCGCAGGCCGCCGAGATCCGCCGGATCGAGCGGGACCTGCACGACGGGGCCCAGGCCCGCCTGGTGGGCCTGGGCCTCTCGCTGGCGACCGCGGAGCGGCTGATGGAGAGCGACCCCGCCCGGGCCAGGGCGCTGATGCGCGACGCGCGGGCCGGCGCCGCCACCTCGCTGACCGAACTGCGCGAGCTGGTCCGGGGAATCAACCCGCCGGTCCTCAGCGACCGGGGCCTGCTGGACGCCGTGCGCGCGCTCGCCCTGGACAGCCCCCTGGAAGCGACCGTCACCGCCGGCGGGCACTTGCGCCTGGAGGCGCCGGTGGAGTCCGCCCTGTACTTCGCCACCGCCGAACTGCTCACCAACGCGGCCCGGCACGCCGGGGCCACCCGGGCGAGGATCTCCCTCGCCCACGACGGCACCCACCTCGTGGTCGAGGTCGAGGACGACGGCCACGGCGGCGCCGCCGAGCGCCCCGGCGGAGGGCTGGCGGGGCTGCGCCGCCGCCTCGCGGTCTTCGACGGCCACCTGGAGATCACCAGCCCGGCGGGCGGCCCGACCCACGTGAGAATTTTGGTCCCATGCGCATCGTCATAG
- a CDS encoding helix-turn-helix domain-containing protein: MAADLVRARRVQLGMSQAELAARAGTGQAFVSRVESGKTIPTLPVLQRLATALECDVALDFLPHR, from the coding sequence ATGGCGGCGGATCTCGTACGGGCGCGGCGCGTGCAACTGGGCATGTCGCAAGCGGAACTCGCCGCCCGCGCCGGGACCGGACAGGCGTTCGTCTCCCGCGTCGAATCCGGAAAAACCATCCCGACCCTTCCTGTTCTCCAGCGCCTCGCGACGGCACTGGAGTGCGACGTGGCCTTGGACTTCCTGCCCCATCGGTGA
- a CDS encoding Uma2 family endonuclease, producing the protein MTADAKREIYRHLRALVEHFTPPAPFSPHVEISDGQLVMMMSPAGRHDLAALRIERQLQPQLPAGVVATTSGDIEEADLGQLRRPDVLVLPEAAMDTDDAISPHALLAAVEIVSLSNPENDYDSKLRHYPQLGIPHYLIVDPRDGTCVHYWAIGDKGGTPVYEGRAPYVFGDKIPFGDWVIDTAELPRYSRSSG; encoded by the coding sequence ATGACGGCTGATGCCAAGCGTGAGATCTACAGGCACCTGCGTGCTCTCGTCGAGCACTTCACCCCCCCCGCGCCCTTCAGCCCCCATGTCGAGATCAGCGACGGCCAGCTCGTCATGATGATGAGCCCGGCCGGTCGTCACGATCTCGCGGCCTTGCGCATCGAGCGTCAGCTTCAGCCCCAGCTGCCCGCCGGCGTCGTGGCCACCACCTCCGGCGATATCGAGGAAGCCGACCTCGGGCAGCTGCGCCGCCCGGACGTTCTCGTTCTCCCCGAGGCGGCCATGGACACCGATGACGCCATCAGTCCTCACGCTCTTCTCGCGGCCGTCGAGATCGTCTCCCTCTCCAACCCGGAGAACGACTACGACAGCAAGCTGCGCCACTACCCGCAGCTCGGTATTCCGCACTACCTCATCGTCGATCCCCGCGACGGCACGTGCGTCCACTACTGGGCCATCGGCGACAAGGGCGGGACTCCCGTCTACGAGGGCCGTGCCCCGTACGTCTTCGGGGACAAGATCCCGTTCGGTGACTGGGTCATCGACACGGCCGAGCTGCCGCGCTACAGCCGGAGTTCAGGTTGA